In the Paenibacillus sp. FSL H7-0357 genome, one interval contains:
- a CDS encoding AraC family transcriptional regulator, giving the protein METLRLLRQAIDYVEENLQSNIEIDDIARSAMSSKYHFQRIFHALTGFTVTEYMRNRRLTLAAEDLAGSDSKVIDIALKYGYESPEAFAKAFQRMHGVTPLAAKKKNVKLKAFSRISFQIQIKGETEMNYRIVEEKASTAIGKVVIIKRDPFTEIPAFVEVIWKNGTHDQINETVGRPAGSLLNGYYFDFSEDGTKSYMTGVELPEGRGVPDGLNILQIPNQSYAVFDSRESIPDDMEIGLEILNVWKRIYSEWFPSSNFEQVEGPCMEKYYWANDDHTESICEVWIPVRRKS; this is encoded by the coding sequence GTGGAAACGCTTCGGTTGCTTCGGCAGGCGATTGATTACGTAGAAGAGAATTTGCAATCGAATATTGAGATCGACGATATCGCAAGGTCCGCGATGTCTTCGAAGTACCATTTTCAGCGGATATTCCATGCCTTGACGGGCTTTACGGTGACCGAGTATATGCGTAACCGAAGGCTCACGCTTGCGGCGGAAGATCTGGCAGGATCGGATAGTAAGGTCATTGATATTGCGCTGAAATATGGTTACGAGAGTCCTGAAGCATTTGCCAAAGCATTTCAACGGATGCATGGCGTAACACCACTTGCGGCAAAGAAAAAGAATGTGAAGCTCAAAGCGTTTTCTCGAATCTCCTTTCAAATTCAGATTAAAGGAGAAACAGAAATGAACTATCGTATTGTCGAGGAAAAGGCTTCAACAGCAATCGGCAAGGTCGTCATCATCAAAAGAGACCCTTTCACGGAGATACCGGCTTTCGTAGAGGTAATTTGGAAGAATGGCACGCATGACCAGATTAACGAGACTGTTGGCAGGCCTGCAGGTTCTCTGTTAAACGGATATTACTTTGATTTCAGCGAGGATGGTACTAAGAGCTATATGACGGGTGTCGAGTTGCCAGAAGGAAGAGGAGTACCGGATGGGCTGAACATCCTTCAGATTCCTAATCAAAGCTACGCGGTGTTCGATAGTCGAGAATCGATTCCAGACGACATGGAGATCGGGTTAGAAATCCTAAACGTCTGGAAACGAATTTATTCGGAGTGGTTCCCATCCTCGAATTTTGAACAAGTTGAAGGACCATGTATGGAGAAGTACTATTGGGCAAATGATGATCACACCGAATCGATTTGCGAAGTATGGATCCCGGTTAGAAGAAAGTCGTAA
- a CDS encoding AEC family transporter, which translates to MIESVLSTLFKVIVPLSIPVIAGALLGRFKNLDTKPLLTLYLYFLSPAIILDTLATAEISFDDVYKTLSFSLLNLFLLWGLANVLGRILKLAPAEAAGLTLVSTFTNSVNYGLPLVLLAFGQLGLDKASVYVIGQMVIVNTIGVYFAARSQFSVRSAVKSVFSLPAIYAAILALMLRALGLHMPDELASGVAMVAGAYSPVVLAILGAQMVKVKAAQTERNVQLAFWTGITVRLLLAPLLAALVLLLLNITGTLFSVLLILASMPVAVNSVVLAERFSSSPSLVSRCIVWTTLASFLVLPVLIVVVGGV; encoded by the coding sequence GTGATTGAGAGTGTGTTGTCGACGTTATTTAAGGTCATAGTGCCGCTGTCCATTCCGGTCATCGCCGGAGCGCTGCTGGGCCGGTTCAAGAACCTCGATACGAAACCGCTGTTGACGCTCTATTTGTACTTTTTGAGTCCGGCGATCATTCTCGATACGCTGGCTACTGCAGAAATTTCCTTCGACGACGTCTATAAGACACTGTCGTTCTCCTTGCTGAATCTGTTTCTCTTATGGGGCCTGGCCAATGTGCTCGGGCGAATACTGAAGCTGGCTCCAGCGGAAGCCGCCGGACTAACACTGGTCTCCACGTTTACGAACAGCGTCAATTACGGGCTTCCGCTGGTGCTGCTGGCCTTCGGCCAGCTTGGCCTCGATAAAGCATCGGTCTATGTCATTGGCCAGATGGTAATCGTCAATACCATAGGCGTTTATTTCGCTGCGAGATCACAGTTCTCAGTGCGCAGCGCCGTTAAATCGGTGTTCTCGCTGCCGGCCATCTATGCGGCAATTCTGGCCTTGATGCTGCGGGCGCTCGGCCTGCATATGCCGGATGAACTAGCATCCGGAGTCGCAATGGTGGCCGGGGCATATTCGCCCGTGGTGCTCGCGATTCTAGGTGCGCAGATGGTCAAGGTCAAAGCGGCCCAGACAGAGCGCAATGTGCAGCTTGCCTTCTGGACCGGGATCACGGTCCGCCTTCTGCTGGCTCCGCTGCTTGCCGCACTCGTTTTGCTCCTGCTGAATATTACCGGCACCTTATTTTCGGTGCTGCTCATTCTGGCGTCCATGCCTGTCGCCGTCAATTCCGTCGTGCTGGCCGAACGGTTCAGCAGTTCTCCCTCCCTGGTATCCCGCTGCATTGTATGGACAACGCTAGCTTCTTTCCTGGTGCTGCCGGTGCTTATTGTGGTGGTCGGCGGCGTGTAA
- a CDS encoding winged helix-turn-helix transcriptional regulator has product MNLSEPVIITKGTPGEPCPIAKTLDIIGTKWTFLIIRDLLIEGTMRFSDLLKSLEGISPKTLSLRLRELENHGILERTVYPEVPPRVEYTLTAKGEQLEGIFIELKRYGLAL; this is encoded by the coding sequence ATGAACCTTTCAGAGCCTGTCATTATAACCAAGGGCACTCCCGGCGAACCCTGTCCCATTGCCAAAACACTCGATATTATTGGAACCAAATGGACCTTTCTCATTATCCGCGATCTGCTGATCGAAGGCACGATGCGCTTCAGCGATCTGCTGAAATCCCTGGAGGGAATCAGCCCGAAGACGCTCTCGCTGCGGCTCCGTGAGCTGGAGAACCATGGCATTCTGGAACGTACAGTATATCCGGAGGTGCCGCCGCGTGTAGAATATACCCTGACCGCGAAGGGGGAACAGCTGGAAGGAATTTTTATCGAGTTAAAACGATACGGACTCGCGCTCTAA
- a CDS encoding SDR family oxidoreductase, producing MLTGQKVVIVGGSSGIGLETARRAAAEGAEIVIASRSRHKLEQAKSAIGTGAKVASHILDVTDEEQMRLFFEQTGTFDHLVVSAAETTGGPFLATPTSTARSLFENKFWGQYYAAKYAAPMLNPNGSITLFSGVVAFKSMIGSSMLGAVNATVANLGRTLALELAPLRVNVVSPGIIDTPSRAGMAEESRNAFYSSTAAKLPVQRVGTVADVAEGVLYLIHNGFTTGTVLHIDGGHSLI from the coding sequence ATGTTAACAGGACAAAAAGTAGTTATTGTCGGCGGAAGCTCGGGAATCGGTTTGGAAACGGCCAGACGGGCCGCCGCGGAAGGTGCGGAGATTGTAATTGCCAGCCGTTCCCGGCATAAGCTGGAACAGGCCAAGTCTGCCATCGGTACAGGGGCGAAAGTAGCTTCACACATACTTGATGTGACAGATGAGGAGCAGATGCGGCTGTTCTTCGAGCAGACCGGGACTTTTGATCATCTGGTTGTCAGTGCGGCCGAAACAACCGGCGGGCCTTTCCTGGCAACGCCGACAAGCACTGCCCGCTCGCTGTTCGAGAATAAATTCTGGGGCCAATATTATGCCGCCAAATATGCGGCTCCGATGCTGAACCCCAATGGCTCCATTACCCTCTTCTCGGGGGTTGTAGCGTTCAAATCCATGATCGGCTCCTCCATGCTGGGCGCAGTGAATGCTACTGTCGCAAATCTTGGCCGGACCTTGGCCCTGGAGCTGGCCCCTCTGCGGGTGAACGTCGTCTCTCCGGGCATTATTGATACGCCTTCCCGGGCAGGGATGGCGGAGGAATCCCGGAATGCCTTTTACAGCAGCACAGCTGCCAAGCTGCCGGTACAGCGTGTAGGCACCGTGGCGGACGTGGCTGAGGGCGTGCTTTACCTGATCCATAACGGATTCACCACAGGCACGGTACTTCATATCGACGGCGGCCATAGCCTGATCTGA
- the greA gene encoding transcription elongation factor GreA gives MSKSNEEVFLTKEGLAKLEEELRDLKTVKRKELAARLKLAISYGDLKENSEYHSAKEDQSFMETRIMILEKMLTKAQIVDSSKMDLSAVSVGCIVILNDVEYSEKIEYRVVGPAEADVLDNKISYESPLGKELIGKKVGDIISVNAPMGIIKYELLEIKML, from the coding sequence ATGTCTAAGTCCAATGAAGAAGTATTCTTGACTAAAGAAGGATTGGCTAAGTTAGAGGAAGAGCTTAGGGATCTGAAGACGGTGAAACGCAAGGAACTGGCAGCCCGCCTTAAGCTGGCGATCAGCTACGGGGACTTGAAGGAGAACAGTGAGTACCACTCGGCCAAGGAAGATCAATCGTTCATGGAAACCCGGATTATGATCCTGGAGAAAATGCTGACGAAAGCCCAGATCGTTGATTCGAGCAAAATGGATCTGAGTGCAGTCAGTGTAGGTTGCATCGTGATCCTGAATGATGTGGAATACTCCGAAAAAATCGAATATAGAGTGGTGGGCCCGGCTGAGGCTGATGTGCTCGACAACAAGATTTCTTATGAAAGTCCGCTGGGCAAAGAGCTAATTGGCAAAAAAGTGGGCGACATCATCAGCGTCAATGCCCCGATGGGCATCATAAAATATGAGCTGCTTGAAATCAAAATGCTGTAA
- a CDS encoding ATP-grasp domain-containing protein, with product MNFIFFSPHFPRNSADFCTQLQRQGVLVLGIGDAEYAHLEDKLQLALTEYYKVNDLENYEEILRAVGYFTHKYGKIDRFESLNEYWLEQDAAIRSDFNIYGTKTDFVYNLKQKSKMKEFFRKSGVNTVQFSTGTTRESVDAFIREAGFPLVVKPDLGSGASMTYKINNEDELQQFFDTKPAEVPFIIEEFIDGVILTYDGLVDIHGEVRFAVSHLFENSVMEVVNTDNHLYYFCLREISPEVEAAGRNILKAFDIKERFFHIELFKSNKDGRIIALEVNMRPPGAWMTDAINFSYDVDIYKEWASMIAHNEVGGPYEGKYYTGYASRKKHKHYTHSHEDIYRTCGDKIVNYAEIEEVFSRAMGNSAYQFRSAALEDVRDIVNYIQQEEG from the coding sequence GTGAACTTTATTTTCTTTTCCCCTCATTTCCCGAGGAACAGCGCCGATTTCTGTACTCAGCTGCAGCGTCAGGGTGTGCTGGTGCTCGGGATTGGTGATGCCGAATATGCACACTTGGAGGACAAGCTGCAGCTCGCGCTGACGGAGTATTACAAAGTGAATGATCTGGAAAATTACGAGGAGATCTTGCGGGCGGTAGGCTATTTCACACATAAATACGGCAAGATTGACCGGTTCGAGTCACTGAACGAATATTGGCTGGAGCAGGATGCCGCCATCCGCAGTGACTTCAACATTTACGGCACCAAGACCGATTTCGTCTACAATCTGAAGCAGAAGTCCAAGATGAAGGAATTTTTCCGCAAAAGCGGCGTCAACACCGTGCAGTTCTCCACCGGAACCACCCGGGAGAGCGTCGATGCGTTCATCCGTGAAGCCGGCTTTCCGCTTGTTGTGAAGCCCGATCTCGGCTCCGGGGCCAGCATGACTTACAAGATCAATAATGAGGATGAGCTGCAGCAATTTTTTGACACCAAACCCGCTGAGGTCCCCTTTATTATCGAAGAGTTCATTGACGGGGTCATTCTGACCTATGACGGACTGGTCGATATCCATGGTGAAGTGCGCTTTGCCGTAAGCCATCTGTTCGAGAACAGCGTGATGGAGGTCGTCAACACCGATAACCATCTGTATTATTTCTGTCTGCGGGAGATTAGTCCGGAGGTTGAGGCGGCGGGCAGAAACATTCTGAAGGCTTTTGACATCAAGGAGCGTTTCTTCCATATCGAGCTGTTCAAGTCGAATAAAGATGGCCGGATTATTGCTCTAGAAGTGAATATGCGCCCGCCCGGCGCCTGGATGACCGATGCCATAAACTTCTCGTACGACGTGGACATCTATAAGGAATGGGCCAGCATGATCGCACATAACGAGGTTGGCGGACCCTATGAAGGCAAATATTATACCGGCTATGCCAGCCGCAAGAAGCATAAGCATTACACCCACAGCCATGAAGACATCTACCGCACCTGTGGCGACAAGATCGTGAATTATGCCGAGATCGAAGAGGTATTCAGCAGAGCCATGGGGAACAGCGCCTATCAATTCCGTTCCGCCGCATTAGAGGATGTCAGAGACATCGTGAACTATATTCAACAAGAAGAGGGATAG
- a CDS encoding esterase family protein translates to MRTSYHKEYSHNLHREMEYKIYGHAGKPMLVFPTSLGRFYQYEDSGMIQTLSEFIEAGKLQIWACDSIDEETFFSAHWNHEDKVQRHEQYDKYITQELIPGILDQSKWNNGGSDQRILISGCSMGAYYSASFFFRYPQYFDTLIALSGVYSTYYFFGDYMSDNVYLNSPLHYLPGLQDDYYLQQYRDSNIIICVGQGDYEDEMLHETRLLQELLQRKEIPARFDYWGHDVNHDWPWWNKQIHYYVSGCL, encoded by the coding sequence ATGAGGACAAGCTACCATAAGGAGTACAGCCATAACTTGCACAGGGAAATGGAGTATAAAATATACGGCCACGCCGGCAAGCCGATGCTGGTCTTCCCTACGTCACTCGGCAGATTCTATCAATACGAGGATTCGGGCATGATCCAGACGCTCTCTGAATTCATTGAGGCCGGCAAGCTGCAGATTTGGGCCTGCGACAGCATTGATGAGGAGACCTTCTTCTCTGCCCACTGGAATCATGAGGACAAAGTGCAACGGCATGAGCAGTATGACAAATACATCACGCAGGAGCTGATCCCCGGCATTCTCGACCAGAGCAAATGGAACAATGGCGGCAGTGACCAGCGCATTCTCATCTCCGGCTGCTCCATGGGCGCTTACTACAGTGCCAGCTTCTTTTTCCGTTATCCGCAATATTTCGATACCTTGATCGCCCTGAGCGGCGTCTATTCCACCTATTATTTCTTTGGCGACTATATGAGCGACAACGTCTATCTCAACTCTCCGCTCCACTATTTGCCGGGACTTCAGGATGATTATTATCTGCAGCAATACCGTGACAGCAACATCATCATTTGTGTCGGCCAGGGCGATTATGAGGACGAAATGCTTCATGAGACCCGCCTGTTGCAGGAACTGCTGCAGCGCAAGGAGATCCCTGCCCGGTTCGACTATTGGGGCCACGATGTGAACCATGACTGGCCTTGGTGGAACAAACAGATTCATTATTATGTCAGCGGCTGCCTATAG
- a CDS encoding DUF6509 family protein: MLTFTSYTVENLRDPFGILSGKRYEFMINLDVPEEDELYEENGVSARVIFKVEEEKSAIVSYDLLETTTGRVLDFDMEEDEEAALALFCTEHLPE, encoded by the coding sequence GTGCTGACATTTACAAGCTACACCGTGGAAAATTTAAGAGACCCATTCGGTATTTTAAGCGGCAAGCGATATGAGTTCATGATTAACCTGGATGTGCCGGAAGAAGATGAACTGTACGAAGAGAACGGGGTATCGGCCCGCGTGATTTTCAAAGTTGAGGAAGAGAAGAGCGCCATCGTCAGTTACGATCTGCTGGAAACGACGACAGGCCGCGTTTTGGATTTCGATATGGAAGAGGACGAGGAAGCAGCACTGGCCTTGTTCTGTACAGAACATCTGCCGGAGTAA
- the rlmN gene encoding 23S rRNA (adenine(2503)-C(2))-methyltransferase RlmN, with product MNKESIYGLTLDQLASWLSERGHKKSRAARVWDWIYRKRITDFTEMSDLNKDCVQLLSEHYVFQTMDEHVKQESADGTIKFLFRLKDGNLIETVLMRQKYGLSVCVTTQVGCNIGCSFCASGLLAKSRDLSSGEIVEQIMKVQQHLDHAGLGQRVSHVVVMGIGEPFDNFEHLLNFLTVIKDHKGLAIAGKGITVSTSGLADKIREFADANMQVNLAISLHAPNNELRTRIMKINRAIPIEKLMPAIDYYLEKTNRRITLEYILLKDINDREEHALELAELIGDRRQLANVNLIPYNPVDEHSQYQRSERESVRAFFDTLKKQGVSVSTRLEHGTDIDAACGQLRSKQIKKTKDSSADKNGVVAG from the coding sequence ATGAATAAAGAATCCATTTATGGATTAACATTGGATCAACTGGCGTCATGGCTATCGGAGCGCGGCCATAAAAAGTCCCGTGCAGCCCGGGTCTGGGACTGGATTTACCGCAAGCGGATTACGGATTTCACGGAGATGTCCGATCTGAATAAGGATTGTGTGCAGCTGCTGTCCGAGCATTATGTATTTCAAACGATGGATGAGCATGTGAAGCAGGAATCGGCTGACGGTACGATCAAGTTCCTGTTCCGTCTAAAGGACGGCAATCTGATCGAAACGGTACTGATGCGGCAGAAATACGGCTTGTCCGTCTGCGTCACCACTCAGGTCGGCTGCAATATCGGCTGCAGCTTCTGTGCGAGCGGACTGCTGGCGAAGAGCCGTGATCTGTCCAGCGGCGAGATTGTGGAGCAGATTATGAAGGTGCAGCAGCATCTCGATCATGCCGGACTGGGACAGAGGGTCAGCCATGTAGTAGTGATGGGGATCGGCGAGCCGTTCGATAACTTTGAACATCTGCTGAATTTCCTGACGGTCATCAAGGACCACAAAGGGCTGGCGATTGCCGGCAAGGGCATTACCGTCTCGACAAGCGGTCTGGCCGACAAGATCAGAGAATTTGCCGATGCCAATATGCAGGTCAACCTGGCGATTTCTTTACATGCGCCGAATAATGAGCTGCGGACACGGATTATGAAGATCAACCGTGCGATTCCTATAGAGAAATTAATGCCGGCGATTGATTATTATCTGGAGAAGACGAACCGGAGAATTACGCTGGAGTACATTCTGCTGAAGGACATCAATGACCGCGAGGAGCATGCGCTGGAGCTGGCAGAACTGATCGGCGACCGGCGTCAGCTGGCCAACGTCAACCTGATCCCATACAACCCGGTGGATGAACACAGTCAGTACCAGCGGAGCGAGCGGGAGTCGGTACGGGCCTTTTTTGACACGCTGAAGAAGCAGGGAGTCAGCGTCAGCACCCGGCTGGAGCATGGCACGGATATTGATGCCGCCTGTGGCCAGCTGCGCAGCAAGCAGATTAAGAAGACCAAAGATAGCAGCGCGGATAAGAACGGGGTAGTTGCCGGATAA
- a CDS encoding polysaccharide deacetylase family protein codes for MPVEEKSAALMIELLSLEHGQDGYRMEVGLTRSGAFTRHMVHIDELTYLQMNALPPFEGQRIRLSLYAKWDPFRQTHFSSLIKMNQTFSETLYFACSEEYISLLHRLKQPEWAGAEQVKDKEKEEAAVIPSPAVAAVPKPVKRSSSRAGARSIALRGLVLSLLLIVFLLRMDDGLFSDSAEAKVEVTQSEAGAHSSERDDTLSAPYAPVVRLTSLESSIAEAATVPVVDEKEVQKLLYEEIELGGDSYEYALPKGYVALSFDDGPSKYTKEIVDILQAEGIAANFLFIGQNVLHYPEAVIYADAQGMAVGNHSWDHSVMTRNSGEENRNNLSQVNHALAQLIKSPVTVFRPPYGAVNEELAAEVGRQHMKVLLWNRDPEDWKADSPEEILHYFRATDPSGGIYLLHEKNITVKILPEIIQYLKSKGLKFAIFK; via the coding sequence ATGCCAGTTGAGGAAAAAAGCGCCGCTCTGATGATAGAGTTGCTGTCGCTTGAGCACGGGCAGGACGGTTATCGGATGGAGGTAGGTCTAACCCGCAGCGGTGCCTTTACCAGACATATGGTCCACATAGATGAACTTACATATTTGCAAATGAACGCACTCCCCCCTTTTGAAGGACAGCGGATTCGGCTGTCACTGTATGCGAAGTGGGATCCCTTCCGCCAGACACATTTCAGCTCGCTTATCAAAATGAACCAGACCTTCAGCGAAACGCTGTATTTCGCCTGCTCCGAAGAATATATCTCCTTACTTCATCGTTTGAAGCAGCCGGAATGGGCGGGTGCTGAACAGGTAAAGGACAAGGAGAAGGAAGAGGCAGCAGTGATTCCTTCCCCGGCGGTAGCGGCAGTACCGAAACCGGTTAAGCGCAGCAGTTCCAGGGCTGGGGCCCGGTCGATTGCCCTGCGGGGACTTGTGTTGAGCCTTCTGCTGATCGTATTCTTGCTGCGTATGGACGATGGACTGTTCTCGGACAGTGCCGAAGCGAAGGTGGAAGTCACCCAGTCTGAGGCTGGTGCTCATAGTTCCGAGCGAGATGATACCTTGTCCGCTCCTTATGCCCCTGTGGTGCGGCTGACTTCACTTGAGAGCAGTATAGCCGAGGCAGCTACGGTACCAGTAGTGGATGAGAAAGAAGTGCAGAAGCTGCTGTACGAGGAGATTGAGCTTGGCGGAGACAGCTATGAATACGCCTTGCCCAAGGGATATGTGGCGCTCTCCTTCGATGATGGCCCCTCGAAGTATACCAAGGAGATCGTGGATATTCTGCAGGCGGAAGGCATTGCGGCCAATTTTTTATTTATTGGACAGAATGTGCTCCACTACCCTGAGGCAGTAATCTATGCGGATGCGCAGGGCATGGCGGTCGGCAATCATTCGTGGGATCACAGCGTCATGACCAGGAACAGCGGTGAAGAGAACCGGAACAATCTAAGTCAAGTTAACCACGCACTGGCACAGCTCATCAAGTCTCCGGTAACGGTCTTCCGTCCTCCGTATGGAGCGGTAAATGAAGAGCTGGCGGCTGAAGTCGGCAGACAGCATATGAAGGTGCTGCTCTGGAACCGTGACCCTGAGGATTGGAAGGCCGACAGCCCGGAGGAGATTCTTCATTATTTCCGCGCAACCGATCCGTCGGGCGGCATCTATCTTTTGCATGAAAAAAACATAACCGTAAAGATCCTCCCTGAAATCATCCAATATCTTAAGAGCAAAGGCTTGAAATTCGCCATCTTTAAATAA
- a CDS encoding nucleotide excision repair endonuclease — MISITIPAPDVTITKQENPVLSHIYGFTDFHLITREAGGIFMFYNDNDELLFVGKARKLRPRIKKHFEDNVSVMKPHRDEVTKIEVCLVEDPVDREIYETYIVNKLKAKYNVEKVLYK; from the coding sequence ATGATCAGCATTACCATCCCGGCACCGGATGTTACGATTACCAAGCAGGAGAATCCTGTGCTGAGTCATATTTACGGTTTTACGGATTTCCACCTGATTACGCGTGAAGCCGGCGGCATCTTTATGTTCTATAACGACAACGACGAGCTGTTGTTTGTAGGCAAGGCCAGAAAGCTGAGACCCAGAATCAAAAAGCATTTTGAAGATAACGTATCCGTAATGAAGCCCCATCGCGACGAAGTCACCAAGATCGAGGTATGCCTCGTTGAGGATCCGGTCGACAGAGAGATTTACGAAACTTACATTGTGAACAAGCTGAAGGCCAAGTACAATGTGGAGAAAGTCCTGTATAAATAG
- a CDS encoding NAD-dependent epimerase/dehydratase family protein: protein MLNKAVVLGATGGTGMVIIAELLKRGVETVAFGRSLPKLEQLAAKLGNPTGLRLKTGDVFKAGDVQEAGQGGDVIFHCASVPYHEMSTKLLPMGEAVLEAASKLGTRVVAVDGIYPYGKRRNEQPISEDYPKNPHTKKGKVKLEFERMFFSPRWNRAKRMIVRLPDYYGPTANEASYLGSTLEAIAAGKPAMFIGNMSVPREYVYLPDAAVMMVELAGREEAYGQNWNIPGAGIISGKEIVRIAQAASGSSKPVIPVGAAGLSLLGLFIPVMKEIVEMLYLTKEPLILSGSKYERTVGPIPATPFEQGITETIRVLKARQDKSL, encoded by the coding sequence ATGTTAAACAAAGCTGTCGTGTTAGGTGCAACCGGAGGAACAGGAATGGTCATTATTGCCGAGCTGCTGAAAAGAGGGGTGGAAACGGTCGCCTTTGGGCGATCCCTGCCAAAGCTGGAGCAGCTTGCTGCGAAGCTGGGGAATCCAACAGGACTCCGCTTGAAGACCGGCGACGTATTTAAGGCGGGCGATGTACAGGAGGCCGGGCAGGGGGGGGATGTTATTTTCCACTGTGCTTCGGTGCCTTATCACGAGATGAGCACCAAGCTGCTGCCGATGGGGGAAGCGGTCTTGGAGGCGGCAAGCAAGCTAGGGACCCGAGTTGTTGCGGTGGACGGCATTTATCCGTACGGCAAAAGACGGAATGAGCAGCCGATCAGTGAGGATTATCCGAAGAATCCGCATACCAAAAAGGGAAAAGTCAAGCTTGAATTTGAGCGGATGTTCTTCAGCCCGCGCTGGAATCGGGCCAAAAGAATGATCGTCCGCTTGCCCGATTATTACGGTCCTACCGCCAATGAGGCATCGTATCTGGGCTCTACGCTGGAGGCGATTGCCGCCGGGAAACCGGCGATGTTCATCGGAAATATGAGCGTTCCGCGTGAATACGTCTACCTCCCGGATGCCGCAGTGATGATGGTGGAGCTGGCGGGCAGGGAGGAAGCGTACGGGCAGAATTGGAACATTCCAGGTGCGGGCATCATCTCGGGTAAAGAGATCGTCCGGATAGCCCAGGCGGCTAGCGGATCATCAAAACCGGTTATACCCGTCGGTGCCGCCGGCTTGTCGCTGCTGGGACTGTTCATCCCGGTCATGAAGGAGATTGTCGAGATGCTCTATTTAACGAAGGAGCCCCTTATTTTAAGCGGCAGCAAATATGAACGTACCGTCGGGCCGATTCCGGCTACACCGTTTGAACAGGGAATTACGGAAACGATCCGCGTGCTTAAGGCCCGGCAGGATAAATCTTTGTGA
- a CDS encoding TetR/AcrR family transcriptional regulator: protein MNKQSSTVRSKTAEATSVNRREQILEAAVVVFAELGYYRATTAQVAERVGISQPYIFKLFKNKEELFVAALDRAFERIIRTFKSVEAPADQLLEETIRVYEQLMETHPNEILLQVQALGIRDEMILHAMQKGMLEVTSLVMGKFVAAGMEHPEVEVSTFMANGMLCNIAMALGMPELKPKHL, encoded by the coding sequence ATGAACAAACAATCCAGTACGGTCCGGTCTAAGACAGCTGAAGCGACCTCCGTTAACCGGCGGGAGCAGATTTTGGAGGCGGCGGTTGTGGTTTTTGCCGAACTTGGTTATTACCGGGCGACCACTGCACAGGTGGCGGAGAGAGTGGGTATCTCCCAGCCGTATATTTTCAAGCTGTTCAAGAACAAGGAGGAACTGTTTGTAGCCGCACTGGACCGTGCCTTTGAGCGGATTATCCGCACCTTTAAGAGTGTTGAGGCTCCTGCAGATCAGCTGCTTGAGGAAACAATCCGGGTATATGAGCAATTGATGGAGACCCATCCTAATGAGATTCTTCTGCAAGTGCAGGCATTGGGCATCCGCGATGAAATGATCCTCCATGCGATGCAGAAGGGAATGCTTGAGGTCACCAGTCTGGTTATGGGAAAATTTGTGGCTGCCGGAATGGAGCATCCGGAGGTTGAGGTCAGCACCTTTATGGCCAACGGCATGCTTTGCAATATCGCAATGGCGCTGGGAATGCCGGAATTAAAGCCAAAGCATCTGTAA